From a single Ooceraea biroi isolate clonal line C1 chromosome 12, Obir_v5.4, whole genome shotgun sequence genomic region:
- the LOC105281565 gene encoding maternal embryonic leucine zipper kinase has translation MVRYAALKGLYDLEKTIGSGGFAKVKLATHAATGEKVAIKIMEKTTLGEDLPRVKLEVEALKTLLHQHICKLYQVIETESHYFMVMEYCSGGELFDHIVEKNRLLEADSRKFFRQIVSAVAYMHSLGYAHRDLKPENVLLDKDENLKLIDFGLCAKPKTGMQAHLYTSCGSPTYAAPELIMGKKYLGSEVDIWSMGVLLYALLCGFLPFDDSNLESLYKKILSGKYEEPHWLSTNSKLLIRSMLQIDPAKRITIHELCRHPWITNGSPRPVSFVQKTKFEKDDEVLSTMCAICGESNTDIWKKLVQSDRTDYRTATYLLLLDRKLRGFSLKVTPVTKSHLKQEMNGAGVEQCEAAISNFVTKLDQSPKLKTNLRRSPVVDVTYDVLPKASDETNFTAPCVPVRKRLRSREPDDTSSPVPAKRPPEKNKSATPTQTSTPDSRTVHESTPGSARKVIMGLERGLNRVRYVLTPKRRVKNENADPDEPNVLSGKSLSNVSATCSGCPKYVLSKLRRALRQKGIMCRQKGFILQGETEESFSEDKKSSSKSISSQNSCSFELEVCLLEIGSNDKRLVGIRRKRLKGDAWVYKRVCEEILALTAGDITTDSEGSSESKCPI, from the exons ATGGTGCGATATGCCGCTCTCAAGGGATTGTACGACCTGGAGAAGACGATCGGCAGCGGTGGCTTCGCCAAAGTCAAGCTGGCGACTCACGCCGCTACCGGCGAGAAGGTTGCCATCAAGATCATGGAAAAGACAACGTTGGGT GAAGACCTACCGAGAGTAAAACTCGAGGTGGAGGCACTCAAGACACTGCTGCACCAACACATCTGTAAGTTGTACCAAGTGATCGAGACAGAGAGTCATTATTTTATGGTGATGGAGTATTGTTCCGGCGGAGAGCTGTTTGACCACATAG TTGAGAAAAACAGACTATTGGAGGCTGATTCCCGCAAGTTCTTCCGTCAGATAGTTTCCGCTGTGGCGTACATGCACAGCTTGGGATACGCTCATCGAGATTTAAAGCCT GAGAACGTTTTGCTGGATAAAGATGAGAACTTGAAATTGATTGACTTTGGCCTGTGCGCCAAGCCCAAGACTGGAATGCAAGCTCATTTGTACACCTCTTGCGGTTCCCCCACGTATGCCGCACCGGAGCTCATAATGGGAAAGAAATATCTAG GCTCGGAAGTGGACATTTGGAGCATGGGAGTTCTCCTTTACGCCTTGCTCTGTGGCTTCTTGCCCTTCGACGACAGTAACTTGGAAAGTTTATACAAAAAGATACTT AGCGGCAAGTACGAGGAACCGCACTGGTTGTCCACTAATAGTAAACTGTTAATCAGATCGATGTTGCAAATCGACCCAGCAAAGAGAATCACCATTCACGAACTGTGTCGTCATCCGTGGATCACAAATGGCTCTCCGAGGCCCGTCTCGTTCGTTCAGAAAACGAAA TTCGAGAAAGACGACGAGGTATTGAGCACCATGTGCGCCATTTGCGGCGAGAGTAACACCGACATATGGAAGAAACTTGTACAGAGCGACAGGACCGATTACAGAACGGCCACTTATTTGTTGCTGCTTGACAGAAAATTACGCGGGTTCTCGTTAAAAGTGACGCCAGTAACGAAGTCGCATCTTAAGCAAGAAATG AACGGTGCGGGTGTCGAACAATGCGAAGCAGCGATCAGCAATTTTGTAACTAAGCTCGACCAGTCGCCGAAGCTTAAAACGAATCTCAGGCGGTCTCCCGTGGTTGACGTCACCTATGATGTTCTGCCGAAGGCAAGCGACGAGACTAACTTCACGGCGCCATGCGTACCGGTACGAAAGAGATTGCGAAGCAGAGAGCCGGATGATACATCATCGCCAG ttCCGGCGAAAAGGCCgcctgaaaaaaataaatcagcTACTCCGACGCAGACCTCGACGCCAGACTCCAG AACGGTACACGAGTCCACGCCTGGCAGTGCGAGGAAAGTTATAATGGGTTTGGAGCGAGGATTGAACCGGGTGCGATACGTTCTCACCCCGAAGAGAAGAGTGAAAAACGAGAACGCGGATCCCGACGAGCCAAACGTGCTGTCGGGAAAG AGTCTCTCCAACGTGTCCGCGACGTGCAGCGGTTGTCCGAAGTACGTTCTCTCGAAGCTGCGAAGGGCACTTCGGCAGAAGGGTATAATGTGCCGTCAGAAGgg gttcatcttgcaaGGGGAAACCGAGGAGTCCTTCTCGGAAGACAAGAAGAGCTCCTCGAAATCCATCTCTTCTCAAAACTCCTGCTCCTTCGAGCTCGAGGTTTGCCTCTTGGAGATTGGCTCGAACGATAAGCGATTGGTTGGCATCCGCCGGAAGAGACTGAAGGGGGACGCGTGGGTCTACAAACGCGTCTGCGAGGAGATCCTCGCGCTGACGGCGGGAGACATCACAACGGATTCGGAAGGTTCCTCCGAATCCAAGTGTCCCATTTGA
- the LOC105281566 gene encoding dnaJ homolog subfamily C member 4 has product MAQFLRVCKSEAYCIIRHHGTQRCQQNYYEILNVSPDASQKEIKQAFIRLSKQLHPDVCGKHSHVEFTKLNEAYSTLGKESTRREYDFNLKYSRYNPSTHTAWNRQYGSQWEYEVRRAGGPWPPPPNVKPSGYFGLIISLLFLGLGMTQIFFMFHSWRVSRLTILQNDRVKMKYQQIRDAAQARHNDQRRTIQDLNSVEDLEEYLAENSKK; this is encoded by the exons ATGGCACAATTCCTTCGAGTTTGCAAGTCGGAAGCCTATTGTATAATCCGGCATCATGGGACTCAGAG GTGCCAACAGAATTATTACGAGATCTTAAACGTTTCACCTGATGCGTCGCAGAAAGAGATTAAACAAGCTTTCATCAGATTATCGAAACAA CTACATCCTGATGTCTGTGGAAAGCACAGTCATGTTGAGTTTACAAAGCTGAACGAAGCTTACTCCACTCTGGGAAAAGAAAGTACAAGACGAGAGTATGATTTTAACCTAAAGTACAGTAGGTACAATCCTTCCACACACACCGCATGGAACAG GCAGTACGGGAGTCAATGGGAATACGAGGTACGCAGAGCGGGAGGACCGTGGCCGCCACCACCGAATGTAAAACCGAGCGGATACTTTGGGCTTATAATATCTCTTCTGTTTTTGGGATTGGGCATGacacaaatttttttcatgtttcatTCTTGGAGAGTGAGCAGGCTCACGATATTGCAAAACGATCGCGTGAAAATGAAGTATCAGCAGATTCGAGACGCGGCACAGGCTAGACACAACGATCAACGTAGAACCATACAGGATCTCAACTCTGTGGAGGATCTCGAAGAGTATCTGGCTGAAAACAGTAAGAAATAG
- the LOC105281564 gene encoding dopamine N-acetyltransferase isoform X2, translated as MLADSADGSNGGMDYHIEIINKDDKLRVLKFLRRFFFRDEPLNQSIQLIPEGEDSTCWELEDYCSNASFENNLSLKAVSANGTIVGVSLNGKMGPPPVEEPEYIRSCKNAKFKEILKLLHYIDKNVNVGERFRDLSVLEIRIISVDTNWRGKGIAKGLIDKSMEVAKAQGFHYVRADCTSQFSGKLCARMGFNAIYELDYKDYVEEDGKQIFSPAFPHTTAVTYMKQL; from the exons ATG TTGGCCGATTCGGCGGACGGGTCGAACGGTGGAATGGATTATCACATCGAGATAATTAACAAGGACGATAAACTGAGGGTGTTGAAATTCTTGAGACGATTCTTCTTCCGGGATGAACCGCTCAATCAAAGTATCCAGTTGATCCCGGAGGGTGAGGACAGCACTTGCTGGGAACTGGAGGATTATTGCAGTAACGCATCCTTTGAAAACAACCTGAGTCTGAAGGCGGTCTCGGCGAATGGTACCATCGTTGGAGTCTCACTTAACG GTAAAATGGGCCCTCCGCCAGTCGAGGAACCAGAATACATACGTTCATGCAAAAACGCAAAATTTAAGGAGATACTGAAGCTGCTGCACTACATAGACAAAAACGTGAACGTGGGCGAACGATTTCGGGATTTGAGCGTTTTGgaaattagaataatttcAGTGGATACAAATTGGAGGGGAAAGGGTATCGCGAAAGGTCTTATAGACAAATCTAT GGAAGTTGCGAAGGCGCAAGGATTTCATTACGTCAGGGCAGACTGCACGTCTCAGTTCTCCGGTAAGCTCTGTGCACGAATGGGTTTTAACGCCATATACGAACTCGATTACAAGGATTATGTGGAGGAGGATGGGAAGCAAATATTCTCACCCGCGTTTCCACACACCACGGCCGTCACGTATATGAAACAGTTGTGA
- the LOC105281564 gene encoding dopamine N-acetyltransferase isoform X3: MDYHIEIINKDDKLRVLKFLRRFFFRDEPLNQSIQLIPEGEDSTCWELEDYCSNASFENNLSLKAVSANGTIVGVSLNGKMGPPPVEEPEYIRSCKNAKFKEILKLLHYIDKNVNVGERFRDLSVLEIRIISVDTNWRGKGIAKGLIDKSMEVAKAQGFHYVRADCTSQFSGKLCARMGFNAIYELDYKDYVEEDGKQIFSPAFPHTTAVTYMKQL; encoded by the exons ATGGATTATCACATCGAGATAATTAACAAGGACGATAAACTGAGGGTGTTGAAATTCTTGAGACGATTCTTCTTCCGGGATGAACCGCTCAATCAAAGTATCCAGTTGATCCCGGAGGGTGAGGACAGCACTTGCTGGGAACTGGAGGATTATTGCAGTAACGCATCCTTTGAAAACAACCTGAGTCTGAAGGCGGTCTCGGCGAATGGTACCATCGTTGGAGTCTCACTTAACG GTAAAATGGGCCCTCCGCCAGTCGAGGAACCAGAATACATACGTTCATGCAAAAACGCAAAATTTAAGGAGATACTGAAGCTGCTGCACTACATAGACAAAAACGTGAACGTGGGCGAACGATTTCGGGATTTGAGCGTTTTGgaaattagaataatttcAGTGGATACAAATTGGAGGGGAAAGGGTATCGCGAAAGGTCTTATAGACAAATCTAT GGAAGTTGCGAAGGCGCAAGGATTTCATTACGTCAGGGCAGACTGCACGTCTCAGTTCTCCGGTAAGCTCTGTGCACGAATGGGTTTTAACGCCATATACGAACTCGATTACAAGGATTATGTGGAGGAGGATGGGAAGCAAATATTCTCACCCGCGTTTCCACACACCACGGCCGTCACGTATATGAAACAGTTGTGA
- the LOC105281564 gene encoding dopamine N-acetyltransferase isoform X1 encodes MENVRVSNLIDASTRIDSDKTSATSFVKDVPKITRYSLADSADGSNGGMDYHIEIINKDDKLRVLKFLRRFFFRDEPLNQSIQLIPEGEDSTCWELEDYCSNASFENNLSLKAVSANGTIVGVSLNGKMGPPPVEEPEYIRSCKNAKFKEILKLLHYIDKNVNVGERFRDLSVLEIRIISVDTNWRGKGIAKGLIDKSMEVAKAQGFHYVRADCTSQFSGKLCARMGFNAIYELDYKDYVEEDGKQIFSPAFPHTTAVTYMKQL; translated from the exons aTGGAGAACGTACGCGTGTCAAATTTGATTGACGCATCGACGCGCATCGACAGCGACAAGACCAGCGCTACTAGTTTCGTGAAAGATGTGCCAAAGATCACGAGATACTCG TTGGCCGATTCGGCGGACGGGTCGAACGGTGGAATGGATTATCACATCGAGATAATTAACAAGGACGATAAACTGAGGGTGTTGAAATTCTTGAGACGATTCTTCTTCCGGGATGAACCGCTCAATCAAAGTATCCAGTTGATCCCGGAGGGTGAGGACAGCACTTGCTGGGAACTGGAGGATTATTGCAGTAACGCATCCTTTGAAAACAACCTGAGTCTGAAGGCGGTCTCGGCGAATGGTACCATCGTTGGAGTCTCACTTAACG GTAAAATGGGCCCTCCGCCAGTCGAGGAACCAGAATACATACGTTCATGCAAAAACGCAAAATTTAAGGAGATACTGAAGCTGCTGCACTACATAGACAAAAACGTGAACGTGGGCGAACGATTTCGGGATTTGAGCGTTTTGgaaattagaataatttcAGTGGATACAAATTGGAGGGGAAAGGGTATCGCGAAAGGTCTTATAGACAAATCTAT GGAAGTTGCGAAGGCGCAAGGATTTCATTACGTCAGGGCAGACTGCACGTCTCAGTTCTCCGGTAAGCTCTGTGCACGAATGGGTTTTAACGCCATATACGAACTCGATTACAAGGATTATGTGGAGGAGGATGGGAAGCAAATATTCTCACCCGCGTTTCCACACACCACGGCCGTCACGTATATGAAACAGTTGTGA